The genomic DNA CTTGCGCATGCTTGGCGCGCGCCACGTGAACTACGCCATACCCAATCGCTTCGTGCATGGCTACGGCTTGAGTCCGGCGCTGGTGGAATCCTTGCAACCCAGGCCGCAGCTGATCGTCACTGTCGACAATGGCGTGGCGAGCATCGCCGGCGTCGAAGTCGCCAAGGCGCTGGGCATCCGCGTCATCGTGACTGATCACCATTTGCCGGGCGAGCAGTTGCCGGCCGCCGATGCGATGGTCAATCCCAATCTTTCCGGCGATGGCTTTCCCAGCAAGGCATTGGCCGGTGTCGGCGTGATGTTCTATTTGTTGCTGGCGCTGCGTGCACGCATGCGCGAGCTGGGTAACTTCGGCGAAAGTGCCGGCCCGGATCTGTCGGTACTGCTCGATCTGGTCGCGTTAGGGACGGTTGCCGACCTGGTGCCGCTCGACTACAACAATCGCGTGCTGGTCGAGGCCGGCTTGAAGCGCCTGCGCAGCGGTCGCGGTTGCGCAGGCATCACGGCCTTGATCGAAGCAAGTCAGCGCAGCGTCGCCACACTTTGTCCGAGCGATCTGGGTTATGCCGTAGGGCCGCGCCTGAATGCGGCCGGTCGTCTCGAAGACATGCGTATCGGCGTGGAATGCCTGCTTACCGACGATGCGCCACTGGCACGGCGCTATGCGCAGCAATTGAGCGCGATCAACCAGGAGCGCCGCGACCTGCAGGCGGCGATGGTCGCCGAAGCCGAAATCATGGTGGGGCAGGCGGCGCAGACCGATGCGGTGGGCGTGGCCTTGTATGAGCCGAGCTGGCACGCCGGCGTAGTCGGCCTGGTCGCATCCAAGCTGAAGGAGCGTCTGCATCGCCCGGTGATCGCCTTTGCGCCGGCCGGCGAAGACAACCCGCACGATTTGCGTGGATCGGCGCGTTCCATTGGCGGCTTTCATATTCGCGACGCGCTGGCCATGATCGATGCCCGCCACCCGGGGCTGATCGAACGCTTCGGCGGTCATGCCATGGCCGCCGGTCTGAGTCTGAAAACCGAGGACTACCCGCGCTTTGCCGAAGCCTTCGATGCGATCGCGCGCGAATGGCTGAGCGAGGAAGCCTTGCAGGCGATGCTTTATACGGACGGTGAGTTGCCGCCCGGCGCATTTACCCTCGATCTCGCGCGTCAGCTCCGTTACGCGGCACCGTGGGGCCAGGCGTTTCCAGAGCCCTTGTTCGACAACGTGTTCGAATGCGCGCAATGGAAACCCATGGGCGAAAAACACCTGCGCCTGAGTCTGCGCGATCCCCGGGACGGCGCCGTGCACGATGCGGTGATGTTCAATGCCTACGACGGTACGCCTCCGCCGCGAGCGATGCGTGCAGCCTACGAGCTGGTGATCAACGACTGGCAAGGACGCGAAAGCGTACGTTTGCTGTTGCGGCATATCGAGCCGGTCTGATTTACCGCACTACGATCGATACGGGAATTAGCCCACTCCTTCACGCCTCTTTATCCCCGCAAGGCTCAGCTTAGCGTCGTGTAACGCGACAACAGTCGCAGGAGGCCACCATGATTGTGCAAATGACCGATCTGCCGGCTGGCGTGCTCGGATTTACTGCGCACGGCCAGGTTACGGCCAGGGACTATGAGTCGATCCTGATACCGGATATCGAAGCGGCGTTCGCGCTCACTCCGAAATTGAGCATGGTGTTTCACCTGGGCGAGGACTTTACCGGCTTCGATGCCGGCGCCATGTGGGACGACGTGAAGTTCGGCTTCCGCCATATCACCGGTTGGGAGCGCATTGGCATCGTGACCGACGTGGGCTGGATACGCACGATGTGCAAGATGTTCGGCTTTGCCGTGCCCTGCGAGTTGAAGCTGTTTCACAACAGCGAACTTCAGGAGGCCAGGGACTGGGTTGCCGAGATGCACGAGATGGCGTGACGGGCACCACGGTTGGGTGCTTGCGCCGGCGCCCGCCTTGTGTTGAAGTCGACCCATGACTTCCGTCGCCACCAGCTCGCATCTGAACTACGCCGCCCATGAGGCACGTGGCCCGGTTGCTGCTGGCCTGAATAATAACGCCAATAATAATCCCCGCATTGACGGGTGGGCCGGCGTGTAGACGAGATAAAAGTCATCACATACGCAAAGGGCCCGCCAACCGCGGGCCCTTTTTTTTGTCATGTCGTTTCGGGCTCCAACAACGTCAATCGAAGGGAAAGCCAACATGTGCGCGATATTCGGGATGTTCGATCTTCAACCGGGCGACGATCTGGCCGCCTTGCGTCAGCAGGCGCTGGAGCTGTCGCAGCGCCAGCGTCACCGCGGTCCGGACTGGAGCGGTGTATTTGTCGATGCCGGGGTGATCCTGGTGCATGAGCGCCTGGCCATTGTCGACCCGGCCAGCGGTTCGCAGCCGCTGCGCTCGCGCGACGGCGATCTGGCGCTGGCCGTCAATGGTGAGATCTACAACCACCGCGAACTTCGTGCCGCGAGCGGTTACGACTTCACGACAGGCTCCGATTGCGAAGTCATCAACGCGCTCTATCGTGAGTTCGCTGCACAAAAGGCCCCGGCAGGCGATTTCGTGAGTCGGCTCAACGGCATTTTTGCTTTCGCGCTGTGGGATGGCCAGGCGCAGCGTTACCTGATTGCGCGTGATCCGATCGGTGTGTGCCCGCTGTATTGGGGGCACGATAGCCAGGGACGTTTGTGCGTAGCGTCGGAAATGAAATCGCTGGTCGGCGTGTGTGCGGATGTTGCACCGTTCCCGCCCGGTCATG from Dyella sp. GSA-30 includes the following:
- the recJ gene encoding single-stranded-DNA-specific exonuclease RecJ, whose product is MASLAFLAQGGSMMRLQLHRRSLQGEPRGWGDGVHPVLQRIFAARGVFEPMQAEHRLSRMLSPQQLGGMDEAVALLVEAIAHDWSILIAGDYDCDGATGTVVAMRGLRMLGARHVNYAIPNRFVHGYGLSPALVESLQPRPQLIVTVDNGVASIAGVEVAKALGIRVIVTDHHLPGEQLPAADAMVNPNLSGDGFPSKALAGVGVMFYLLLALRARMRELGNFGESAGPDLSVLLDLVALGTVADLVPLDYNNRVLVEAGLKRLRSGRGCAGITALIEASQRSVATLCPSDLGYAVGPRLNAAGRLEDMRIGVECLLTDDAPLARRYAQQLSAINQERRDLQAAMVAEAEIMVGQAAQTDAVGVALYEPSWHAGVVGLVASKLKERLHRPVIAFAPAGEDNPHDLRGSARSIGGFHIRDALAMIDARHPGLIERFGGHAMAAGLSLKTEDYPRFAEAFDAIAREWLSEEALQAMLYTDGELPPGAFTLDLARQLRYAAPWGQAFPEPLFDNVFECAQWKPMGEKHLRLSLRDPRDGAVHDAVMFNAYDGTPPPRAMRAAYELVINDWQGRESVRLLLRHIEPV
- a CDS encoding STAS/SEC14 domain-containing protein, whose protein sequence is MIVQMTDLPAGVLGFTAHGQVTARDYESILIPDIEAAFALTPKLSMVFHLGEDFTGFDAGAMWDDVKFGFRHITGWERIGIVTDVGWIRTMCKMFGFAVPCELKLFHNSELQEARDWVAEMHEMA